The Lactuca sativa cultivar Salinas chromosome 2, Lsat_Salinas_v11, whole genome shotgun sequence genome includes a window with the following:
- the LOC111885279 gene encoding uncharacterized protein LOC111885279, translated as MVLQMTSYTRPKKVWDGLKKRDLGVDRVRTARLATLKRELESLRMKEGEMVDDFVTKLSGLASKARSLGYELEEGDLVKRLLDSMPKSFLQIVASIEQCFELDSMLFDEAIGRLKAYEECIRGTEKVEDTQGGLLLASEEKSHVCKHCGNGRSNRDDFGRDRGRGRGSGRSRDGNERVRDKSHVRCYKCGDLGHYKNECPKWEKEEAGLIKEESRVF; from the coding sequence ATGGTGTTGCAAATGACGAGTTACACCAGACCAAAAAAAGTGTGGGATGGGCTGAAAAAAAGGGATTTGGGAGTGGATCGGGTGAGAACGGCTCGGCTTGCAACGTTAAAGAGAGAGCTTGAAAGTTTGCGCATGAAGGAGGGTGAAATGGTTGATGATTTTGTGACGAAATTATCCGGTCTAGCGTCAAAAGCAAGGAGTCTTGGATATGAGCTTGAAGAAGGTGATTTGGTAAAAAGGTTACTAGATTCGATGCCTAAGTCGTTTCTTCAAATCGTGGCTTCAATAGAGCAATGTTTCGAGTTGGATTCAATGTTATTCGATGAAGCGATTGGTAGATTGAAGGCATACGAGGAGTGTATAAGAGGAACCGAGAAAGTGGAGGACACTCAAGGTGGGTTATTGTTGGCTAGTGAGGAAAAATCACATGTTTGTAAGCATTGTGGCAATGGACGTTCAAATCGGGATGACTTTGGACGTGACCGGGGAAGAGGTCGGGGGTCCGGGAGAAGTCGAGATGGTAATGAACGTGTTCGGGATAAAAGTCACGTTAGATGTTACAAATGTGGTGACCTTGGTCACTATAAAAACGAGTGTCCTAAATGGGAAAAGGAAGAAGCGGGTCTAATCAAAGAGGAATCGAGAGTGTTTTGA
- the LOC111885278 gene encoding uncharacterized protein LOC111885278: MKIDLHFAGIFSRYPAIYCSDGAEQMFDDVDFAGMDKNEFVGFIQIFANEVCINVYFCMPDVVFPDGLRLIATDIDYMDFIEVGYASGSVINVCMDHLGVNVHKWILEEQGEICSSLDELSDRIEVGEEVQGGIDMDDGIEIEDLLGHRQGVTEDLQGTREELQDGERDDINIEVENDQGDMEDLQGSTEDWQGKEDDGIDLEVDNEPDECIPMNRTKDDKFLSKLCPNDQVTPNSPPHEELYEHAVDDEKLVLSMRFVNPKQLKHMLCDYAVANGYQLCYKKNDSRRLLVKCCSGACKFRLWASWMIEEKYFQIKSLINEHNCARNFKLGSIVNYALIGTHYTTQFLQKQKVSVRLLRDEVKENFGIDEIRRSNPRSTVKIDVNAMPDGELIVAVGRDANNHIFPIAWAVVCVENKANWKRFLENLKDDLHLEDGFGLSLMSDQHKGLLEDVKEVLPIAEHRQCARHIVANFRKRFSGVHYENMFWKASKASNEPLFNAAMKEIQVLNPAAYDYLMETNPKYWSRAFFQEGKMCDAVENGLSESFNSVIRDARKKPIITMLEEIRLYVMERLYWQVLPSGLNQFETRNLAESYDVDLDKKTCTCRVWQLNGYGCVHLVATISYLNRDIATYVDPMLYAAFYKNTYKYHIHGMNGSNMWPVNDFIPPLPPLKRRMPGRPKVNRRRDASEKLPRHTVSKACKIILCSVCRQSRHNKVTCPTVERPHVERSRVQRSMKLKVKKRKTIDKGKDGEGSSGPNRDGEGRSGPTTGYEGRSGPKIGGKRKKSERITKKKLAKKVKTKDGKGETSANPVDLNE; the protein is encoded by the exons ATGAAGATAGATCTCCATTTTGCCGGAATTTTTTCGAGGTACCCCGCTATTTATTGCTCAGATGGTGCAGAACAAATGTTCGATGATGTCGATTTTGCTGGAATGGACAAGAACGAGTTTGTGGGGTTCATTCAAATATTCGCTAATGAGGTATGCATCAATGTTTACTTTTGCATGCCCGATGTGGTGTTCCCTGATGGATTGAGGTTAATAGCTACTGATATAGACTATATGGACTTCATCGAAGTAGGATATGCTTCTGGTAGTGTTATTAATGTATGCATGGACCATCTTGGTGTTAATGTACATAAATGGATCCTTGAGGAGCAAGGCGAAATATGCAGTTCATTAGATGAATTGTCTGATAGAATTGAAGTTGGTGAAGAAGTGCAAGGTGGTATAGATATGGATGATGGAATTGAAATTGAGGATCTGCTGGGTCATAGGCAAGGTGTTACAGAGGATTTGCAAGGCACCAGGGAAGAGTTGCAAGATGGGGAACGTGATGACATTAACATTGAAGTTGAGAATGATCAAGGTGATATGGAGGATCTGCAAGGTAGTACGGAGGATTGGCAAGGTAAGGAAGATGATGGCATTGACTTGGAAGTTGACAATGAACCTGATGAATGTATTCCTATGAATAGGACAAAAGATGATAAGTTTTTGAGCAAATTGTGCCCGAATGACCAAGTTACCCCTAACAGTCCTCCTCATGAAGAGCTATATGAGCATGCAGTCGATGATGAA AAGCTTGTATTAAGTATGAGATTTGTGAATCCTAAACAATTGAAACACATGTTGTGTGACTATGCTGTTGCAAATGGTTATCAGTTATGCTACAAGAAAAATGATAGCAGGAGACTTTTAGTGAAATGTTGTTCTGGTGCTTGCAAGTTTAGATTGTGGGCATCTTGGATGATTGAGGAAAAATATTTCCAAATTAAGAGTCTCATAAATGAGCATAACTGTGCAAGAAACTTCAAATTAGGTTCAATTGTCAACTATGCTTTGATAGGTACCCATTACACCACCCAATTCTTACAGAAACAAAAAGTTAGTGTTAGGCTCCTTAGGGATGAGGTTAAAGAGAATTTTGGGATAGAT GAGATAAGAAGATCAAATCCTAGATCAACAGTCAAAATAGATGTCAATGCTATGCCAGATG GAGAGCTAATTGTTGCTGTAGGAAGGGATGCTAATAATCACATATTCCCAATTGCATGGGCAGTTGTATGTGTAGAAAACAAAGCAAATTGGAAACGGTTCTTGGAAAATCTAAAAGATGACCTTCATCTAGAGGATGGTTTTGGTTTATCATTGATGTCAGATCAACACAAG GGGTTGTTAGAGGATGTTAAGGAAGTGCTTCCTATTGCTGAACATAGGCAATGTGCAAGGCATATTGTAGCCAACTTTAGGAAAAGATTTAGTGGTGTACACTATGAGAACATGTTTTGGAAGGCAAGCAAAGCATCCAATGAGCCTTTATTCAATGCTGCCATGAAGGAAATTCAAGTACTTAATCCTGCAGCCTATGATTACCTTATGGAAACAAACCCAAAATATTGGAGTAGAGCATTCTTTCAAGAAGGAAAGATGTGTGATGCAGTGGAAAATGGATTGTCTGAGAGCTTTAATAGTGTCATCAGGGATGCAAGGAAAAAGCCAATCATCACCATGTTAGAGGAGATTAGACTATATGTTATGGAGAGGCT GTATTGGCAGGTTTTACCAAGTGGTCTTAACCAATTTGAAACCAGAAACCTGGCAGAATCATATGATGTTGACCTTGACAAGAAGACTTGTACTTGTAGAgtatggcaacttaatgggtatgGTTGTGTGCACTTAGTAGCtactatatcatatttgaatagAGATATAGCCACTtatgttgatccaatgttgtatGCTGCCTTCTACAAGAACACTTACAAATACCATATACATGGGATGAATGGCAGCAACATGTGGCCAGTTAATGATTTCATACCACCCTTACCACCATTGAAAAGAAGAATGCCAGGTAGACCAAAGGTTAATAGAAGAAGAGATGCATCAGAAAAGCTTCCAAGGCACACTGTATCTAAGGCATGTAAAATAATCTTGTGTAGTGTGTGTAGACAATCAAGGCATAACAAGGTTACTTGTCCCACAGTTGAAAGGCCACATGTAGAAAGGTCAAGGGTGCAAAGGAGCATGAAACTAAAGGTCAAGAAAAGGAAAACAATTGACAAGGGTAAAGATGGTGAAGGAAGTAGTGGACCAAATAGAGATGGTGAAGGAAGGAGTGGACCAACTACAGGTTATGAAGGAAGGAGTGGACCAAAAATTGGTGGTAAAAGGAAAAAATCTGAGAGGATCACAAAAAAGAAACTTGCAAAGAAGGTTAAGACCAAGGATGGGAAAGGTGAAACTAGTGCAAACCCGGTAGACCTTAATGAGTAG